The Triticum aestivum cultivar Chinese Spring chromosome 5A, IWGSC CS RefSeq v2.1, whole genome shotgun sequence genomic sequence tcgccttgattaaagcttttccagcaatgcccaacattggtcttaccattcgccacctagcctttttttcccttgggggtcgcgcgcccaagggtcatcattattttaccccccgggccagtgctcctctgagtgttggtccaaccgagcgatgtccggggctaccaggggcaactctgggctggcctacccgacggcttgctcatccggtgtgccctgagaacgagatatgtgcagctcctatcgggatttgtcggcacatctgggtggtgttgctgaatttgttttaacttgtcgaagtgtcttgttgtaccgggataccgagtgtgatcggaatgtctcgggaggaggtctattccttcgttgaccgtgagagcttgtcatgggctaagttgggacacccctgcagggatttgaactttcgaaagctgtgcccgcggttatgggaagatgggaatttgttaatgtccggttgtagaaaacctgaacgtgaccctaattaaaatacatcaaccgcgtgtgtaaccgtgatggtccctttccggcggagtccgggaagtgaacacggtgttggagttatgcttgacgtaggttgtttaggatcacttcttgatcatactttctcgatcgtgctttgccttctcttctcgctctcatttgcgtatgttagccaccatatatgctagtcgcttgctgcagctccacctcatacctttaccttacccataagcttaaatagtcttgatcgcgagggtgcgagattgctgagtccctgtggctcacagatactttcaaaaccagctgcaggtgccgatgttacagagcaggtgacgcaaccaagctcaaggaggagctcgatgaagatcttgttctttgtgttgtttcgttctagttgatcagtagtggagcccagttgggatcgatcggggacctttgtcgcatttggggttcttcttttattttggttccgtaatcggaccttgattgtatttggatgttgtaatgctttattcatgtaattgtgtgaagtggcgattgtaagccaactatgtacccatttcccttatgtattacatgagttgtgtgaagattacctcacttgcgacattgctttcaatgcgattatgcctctaagtcgtgcttcgacacgtgaaagatatagccgcatcgagagcGTTACAAACAGGCACGGGTACTTTTATCTGATTGATCGAAGCAAGTGTTGTATGCAGGCAAATTAGAAGTTTAAAACGCGGCACGCGATACTGGAAGCAAGTGGACTGATCGGAAGCAATTGGTTAACCTCAACTCTCCTCTCTCTCATGTACGGGGCCTCCATCTTCTGAATTAAAATTGCACCCATCGGCATCCATCTGCCTCCCAAACGATTGAAAAATATCACAAGTAtccatccgagttcgtacgcaaaagttatgctcattttacaaattcttgagagatttcgcaaataaagttaaaattcatatttgtaaattttcacaacaactagatcatatatcacatgggaaacttattttcttttttttgacattttcatcattttttattttttttaaaactaaaaaggcggtccacgggagggggtgaactagtaatggcgcaccactcccacggtgcgccattagtagttttgaaaaaaaattactactaatggcgcatcgtgggagtggtgcgtcattactagttcaactagtaaactagtaatggcgcaccactcccacggtgcgtcattagtagttttgaaaaaattaatttttttttactaatggcgcatcatggatgtggtgtgccattagtatttggacactaatggcacaccaacacatggtgcgccattagtatatagtaatggcgcaccacatgtctgatgcgtcattagtgtcaatttcatctatagcttTTTTTCTAGTAGTGGTAACTTGCTAAGGGCATAACAAAAATGATAGAAGAAGAAGCCACAAACTTTAGACATGGTGGAGATGCAAAGCTAACCAGGCAATGGAGGGAACATGCTTCATCTTCTCCGTTGAATCCATCACCATACGGCTAGGTGAGGAGTTGCCGCTGGCATCTTCCGCCTTCGCTGGGCGAGAGGAGAGGCTGCTGAAAGAAACCTGCAAAATCATCCAAACCAACAAAGATGATTTTAGGACGAGACCCCTTGCATTACCTGTCCTTATCCAAGCTCTAATGATAGACATACGCTTCTGGTCCTTGTAGAAGCCATGGGGACCAAATATCATCTGCAATAATAGCTCAGAAGAGTCGGAACCTGCAAGCGCAGCGGCGACGACGGGGCCGGCGGATCTGCGAGCACCATGGCCATGGCCGTCATCTGACCCGCTCGCTCTCCATCTTCTCTTCCCTTCCCGCCGCCTAACCCGCTCGCTCTTCCTTTTCTCTTCCCTTCCCTTCTCTTCTAAAAACAGGAGGGGGGAGGTTGCGGGCGGAGGCTGGCCGGGTGGaggaggtgcggcggcggcaggAGAGGCGGGCGCGGTCGGGAGAGAAAGGAGAGGGGTGCGgtcgagagagagaggagaggggtgcggtcgggagaaagaggagaggggTGCGGCGCGAGTGCGGGATGGGCGGAAGGGTAGGTTACCTCCACCGGAGCGGCTGCCTTTTATACACCCATATGCAAAATGACGAAAATGCCCTTGGCGGGGCATGGAATTAACAGGCGGTGGCACCAGAGTTTATAGGGCGACGTGGATAGCTCGGTCTTGCCTAGCAGTCCTTCAAGGTTTATATGTTCAATGTCGTAGTTCGACCACGTTGATGTCGGCGTCGGAATGTGTGTGCTATTTAGAGCTACGGTGCACCGGCCGTGGCCAGCGGCCCGTTTGTCGCGCGGCGGcatgtcctcctcctccggcgtcgtGGCCCCATATATACCATGCGCGGCCGGCGGGATGCTCTGCTCCTCGTGCCGGGGTGGCCTTGGCCAGATGTGCGGCTCCCAGATCTCGCAGGGACGGCAGTGCGCCCGGTTCCTGGCGTGGCCATCGTGTTGCTGCCGGCTCCGGCCGCCCTTGTGGTGGCCGGCGCGGCCTGGGTGGCTTGCTGGTTCCTGGCGCGCTGATGGAACTGCAAGTGCGTGCCGTCGGGAAGCCCTTCCGTGGCGGTGGCGCCGTCGATGTGTGGGGCTGCTGCGGCACGTTCGGCGGTGGCAAGGAGGGTCTGGTCCGACGCCTTTTAGCGGAGCTCTGGAGTGCTCTCGATGCGGCGGTGGATGGCCGAGTGCAGGTTTGATCCGTTTCAGCGGAGGCTTGCCACCGCCGGGAGTTCTTTTGACACAGTATGGACAGAAATGCTCCTACGTATGAATATCCTTTTCTGAGAATCCGGTGAAGAGAAAATTTATAAAAAAATacttaaaaagttcaaaaaaaaaatccgaTTTTTACATGGAATATAATTTGGTGCGTAAGATGGTCTTCAAATTTtagatcatttggacatctgagtagctctcgacAAAAAAAATGAATTTAGGGTCTCTTATACAATATTTAATGTTCATGAGTTTTTTTTAACACACTACAGAAACAAACACTCGTACCGTACGCACATACAGTTGGATCAGTTATACTATAATTCTAAAATAAATACTctggctggttgtaatggtagtatcatagttAGTATCATGCATTCCAACTAGGCAATTTTAATGAGATGTtatagcattaaatgaagaaagagaaggTGTAGTattatatcatgataccgtatcataataaatgttatgttACTTTGTGTCATGTATGACAATAAATGGAGTACTACATAATACTAATATATGATATTATGCATTAGGgagatagtatcatacactagtatcatatgcatgatactagtatatgatactcctcattacaaccagcctaaaatGTGAAATGCTCGCACCAACCCAATGGCACGCTACCTTGTGAAGCTGTGAGGGCCGAGGTGAAAATCCGAGTTGTGCTATTCCCTTCAATCTAAATTAATTGACTCAACCTCTATCCAATGTTCATGTACATTTATGCTGTTTAGAGGCTGAGTCAATTAATTCAGATTTGAGGGGGAGCAAAATTCCTTTTACTGATGGAAATATGTCCAGAGATGTTTTCGGAAAGAACATGTATTGATCAGCCCAAATCGCAAAAGAACAGCTAGATCATTTGTCCTTTTCTTTGTACAGGTATCAATCTGGTAACATTACATCAACGTCACCTTCTCCTGTGACGCTAACAAAATCAGCACACCTATGTCTAACAGAACACCACAACGGTATCACACAAGCTCTCATGTACACATCATCTTCGCCGAGTAAAAGGCGACAATGGTAAAGAAATCAACAATCTTCAGCCAATCCATCAACTCCAAAACCAATAAGAAGCATCTAGCCCTTCACAGATCTCACGGTATGTACATCATTGCCTGTTAAGATAATTAAGAAGAAGTACTTATTGAAATGAGCAAATAAAAACCTGATAAAAGAAAAGaacactctttagggagtttgtgTCCTCCACATGATGCAATTCAAGGTGGTATGGAGTAGTAGTAACAAGCATACGTTTCACGCACGAGGGCCTTTTTGATTCAAACGATTCTCATAGAAATTTGAGAGGATTACAgtgcttaggaatttttcctacattGATCGTTTGATTCATATGATTGAATTCTATAAAAATTCATATGTACTACGTTTCATAGGATTTTTAGCATCCACTCAAATGTCTTGATAAGAATCATTTTCTTTTTTGTGATGCTATCGAACAAACCAAAATCCTATAAGATCCAGATGGTCATGACATTACAATCATATTTCTGCAAATCAAAGAGACCAtgaatagaagagagagagagagagagagagagagaaatacaTAACACGCCTCTTGTAGTGATTAATTTGGACAAAAATATTCTCGGGTATTTCTGTGAAAACAAATGGTCAAAAGAAGTACAGTTGACTCACCGTCACAAATTTCAGTGTCAATAGTAAATTGGCCATGGTAAAAATACTCTGCAATATTTCTTCAGGACAGCAAGAACAGAAAGCCGATCTTGTTTCAGCATTGTCTCATAGGGACGTCTTTTATTACAAAAATAACTGTCAAAAAAGTGAAGGAATGGAAATTGGGAGGGAAAAGCTTTGACGTCTACCACAGCGGGTTGCGTTGCTTATACAGTAGAAAAACTGCTAGAACGAAAACGAGGAAGCACCTAAATAGTGACATGGATGCAGCAACCTTGGCCAAGGGCCTAGCAAGCAGAGCAGAGGAGATCATGGCACATACCTCAATGAAATGGTTCATCAGAAGCTCACTCTGTGGCAGAGCCACCGGCCCCTTGGAAGAAGAACTGCCTACTTCTCTGATGGAGTGTTTCTTGCCTCCATGAACAACATTCTGTTGCTTGCTGATGCCCATGGGCCTCATGGCGTCGAGCTTTGCGCAGATCTCGGCCAGCACGTGCATCTGCGCGTCGCCTCTGGACATGCTGTTTTCCCTCATTCTGCCGAGCTCGGTCGCGAGGGTCTGCACGCTGGATTTGATCTCATCAATGCCGGCTCCCAGATCGGCAATGGCGCCGTTTGCGTGCTCGTCTCCTGGATTGGGGCCGTTGCAGTCACCGCGCCGCGTCGACGACGAGATCACGTCGTCTTCTTCGGAGATTATCTCCGGCGACGACCTCCTGCTGGATCTCGGAGGGGCATGGGACGCGACGCTCTCCGGCGCCTCAAACTTGTCGTGGACATTGGGCATGGCGCATTGCGCCGAGTAGCTCGGCGCCCGCGGGAGACGGTGGGAGGACGACCGGTGCAGCCTCGGCGGCAACGCCTGGTGGCTCACGTTGGACCGCACCCACTCCTTCTCCCTCCGGATCACCTCCCCGATGTCCGACACCGTCCTCGCCGGCCTGCTGTCGCCGACGCTCTCGGCGGCATCGAAATCCGAGGACAGCTCCTCGAGCCGCGCCGCCGGGAGAGAGGCGTTCCTCCCCGAGGACACGTCTTTCTGGGCCAGCCTCCTTAGCCAGGGGAGGTCGACGACGCCATCCCGGCCGGGGGGCGGCGCGTGGGGACCGTTGCTGCCGCAGACGACCAGCAGGCGGTTCTTGAGGGAGGTGATGTCCATCTCCTGGCTGAAGACGACGGCCTTGAGGAAGGCCAGGGAGTCCTCGTCGTGCAGGATCCTCTCCTCCGCCACCCGCCGGAACTGGTCGGCCTCCATCCGCACCGCCGCCTTCTCGCCCTGCAGCCGCAGGATCATGGCCAGCGCCTCGTcggcccccgacgacgccgcctgcctctcctcctccagctCGGCCTTGAGCATCTCGACGGCAAGACTCTGCTGCCGCAGAGCCTCCCGCAACGCCGCCATTTCGCCTTCGTCTTCGTCATCTCCGGCCATGGCGCAGCGCGATTAGATCAAGCAACAACGAGGAACCTATGCACACCTCTGGAAATTAACTACCAAATCCGTGAAAAATCAGTAAAATGATTCACACAGATATTTTCAGATAGCAGAGATCTTGCTTCGAGTTGATTCGTTGGGATTGGGCATCACTCAACACCAAGAAAAGGAACTTGACAAGTCGGCCatgaaagggaaaggagaggagaaaTGAAGGATGAGGAACACAACACCTACCTGACAGGGATCTTCTTGTAGCCAGGGGCGGATCCAGCTATATGGCGAGGTTTGGCAGCCGCCATACCTAAAATTTGGCAAAAGTATTGCATATATATACTGTATGTATGAAGCTTTGAGCTGAGTCAATGGATTTTTGGTCAGTTTCGTCAATTTGGAGGATGAATACTCGTAGGGGCAGGCAACTCATGGCCTCGAATGTATTTCGCCAGGTAGTTGTATTGTTACCTACGTGTTTCTGCCTCATTATAGGCCTAACTGCCGCTGAAGGAGAGAATTAAGCAATATAGGTGACTTGCATCACATAAGTCAATGACCCACAAGCCCATGTTCTAAACGAGGACACCATTGGCAGTCAATTGCAAATCAATTCACATGTACTCCAGGTAATTGGACATGCTAAAAAATGTACTAGTTGATTGGAGATACACGAGCTGTTTCGTTCAAGCACGGTTGATCAGGAATCGCCTTGCAGCCGCCCCTCAAGCTTGTCTCTAGCTGTGTGATGAGCAGTGCCAACTCCGCGAAACCCAGAGCCTCACCGCTTTCCGTCTCTCCGGTGAAGAAACTAGATCTAATCGAACTCAAATCGTCTGAGGTATTACAATATACAACTAGGAGCAACGGCTACTCCTCCAAACTCATGACAATGTATGTCTTGTTGTGATATTTGTCCCTACtaccgaccgaccgaccgacccCTAGTCGGTTAACCCCTATGGCATGCAACAGAGGCAGCGATTACAGAGCAACCACGCGATCTTTAGTCAGCGTGGTGGGCATGGCAGCGATCACCGTCAAGAAAGGCAGCAAGCAGGAACGTCACATAGTTATATGTTACTACATTGTTTTTTCCCCTCACAAACTCTGCCACACCTAAAAAatattcctggctccgccactgcttgtAGCCACAGCATCCGGCTTCTCTCCAGGATTAAAGTGGCAATAATTGAGGGCTTTAAGCTGGCGTTGAATTAAGCATTGGATTGGCTGTCATTATCAAGAACAAGGCTGTAGTGCCAAAGAGTGGCCTCCATCCATTTGGTAACAGTACGTATTAAATTCGTCGTCGACCACTTTTCTTTCCAATTTGAATATTTCTTTATTCAATTCAATTAGCAATTTCCATATCCTGCCGACTTGGTTTTTGTTTTTGGTACCTACTTGCCGACTTGTGtcgtgaaaagaaaagaaaagaaggcaGCGATCCTAGTCAACCTTGTAATGTGGGCCCTAGATGGCCGTCCATAATTCGGTTCGGCGTCTTGTGATGGGCTTCGTTTTTGTTCGACACGGAGAATGACAGTTTTCTAAACGACCGGCGGGAAGAAGCCGCCGCGGGCTGGGCGGCGGAGCACCGACAGCCGACCATTGGCGAGTCAAGagcagccaggtggaggcgcgtatcattttgttttattttcctttttttaaacAACAGATGGGCCTGACGGACCCACAGAGCTTCATCAATATATTTGAAGGACTCATAAGAATTAAAAATTACAACCGAGTCCCTGAAATATGTGACAAGGACCTTGGAAGAAGATTTAGTGTTCCAATTGGGTCCAAACAACCTCAACTCAGATGCGGCTCTACTGTTGCCGGGGACAAACCACTTGGGATATCAAAGCCGCCAACATAAGTTGATGCCGAAAGCAGTATATGGACTTAGGTTTTAGTCGGAGTACCTTCTTATCGGCAACATCCAAGCCAATAGGAATGAATGAAGCAACTGTCAACAAGAACGTTGCAGTTCCCGTCGGCCGCCTTCAACCAGAAGACTAGTCGGCGTGTTGTCAAAATTCGGCGGGCACTCCATCGCCTATGCTACGTGGTGGGTGTCGTAGCTTCTTCACGACAAACACCCATGATGATGCAACTCTGCTCGTTCGCCAAACACTTGCCTAGACCACTAATTAGATTAGCTTCAAAAAAGCTTTGACTAGCATTCTAGTTAAAATATTTACAAGTATATTGAATAAGAGAGGTGAAAGGGGATCCCCCCTACCTCAGACGTTCTCCAGTTAAGAAAAAAAAAATGCTTTCAGTATTGTTAAGTTAGACTCCAACAAAGCCACCATGAATAATATTGTCTATCTATTGCTTCCTTTTAAGACCAAATCCTCTACTATGCAACGACTGATCTAAGAACTCCCCTTATTCACCTCCATCACCTTGATGGCCAACAAAGCCAAGGAAGAATAAAGGCTCCTACTCAAGAGCAAAGACAAGCTCGGACTTACTGAAGGAGCACTGCCCTATCTAGTTCTCGTCGTCACCTTCCATGCTAAAACGTAATAATGTGTTATatttggctttggcaacactgtGGATGCTTTAAGGGCTCACAAAATGTCCATGTTCGGCGAATAGCGGTTTCATTCGGAGAGGTCCTTCCGAGCGCCTTAAGCCCCATCTAGCAAGCTGGCGCTCGCGTGCATGTAAGCGGGTCGCGGCCCAACTTCGTGCAAATTGCTCGCTCCCTCGCCGGCTCACTTCACCCATTAGTTTTTTTCTACAATTGATCTtgtaggaaaaaaatcataagattttATTAACATCGTTGAAGAAAATCGTGAaatatttttttatgttttttaatAAAAGATCATCAAGTCAAGGAAAGTTCATGAATTGGAAAAATGTTGCGAATTTTAAAAATTTCATAAACTAAAAAAGTTAAAAATGAGAAAATTACTCATGAACtcaaaaaattcataattttaaaaggttcataaattttgaaaaacttttgaaAATGGAAAAGGTTCATGAAGATGTTTTTTTAAAATActaaatttgtaaaaagataattTAAATATAGTTTTAAAATTAAGAAATGTGTTCGAAAAATATATTCCCAAAATTATAAAATTCATGATTTAACTaaagtttttgaatttgaaaaaaaattcatggtTTTGAACTTTTTCGTGATTTAAAAAAACAATGTTCAATTTTTataacaaaaaaagggaaaaggaaaaacaaacaaaaaaacagcCAATTAACTGGTGGAAACCTTTTAGAAGGTTCGCAAAACCGGTGGGCCGAAAGAATGGGCGGGCAGCCCATACACCATGGAACGACTGAGGAGGTGTGTGCGCCCGCTACTATATATAGTTTATTTGGCGCTTAGGATTCGGGTTTCACATTTGTTGCCAACTAGGAGAGAGAGGACGTGTGTCCAAGCGAATCCACTAGTGAAGGGTTATCTCTAGCAAAGGACAGTCCCCATCTTCTCACACACTGACAAGTGGCGCATTGTTTGTGCGTCACTTATCGCAATCTGAGAGTTCTTTTTCATTTTTTGTACATTCATTTATTCATAATGTTTTATATCTTGAACCGTGCATCTAACATCGTTTTCATCGTTGGATCTCTCACGTTAAGATTTTTTAAATTAAATCCCACATTAATAGGTTTCGACAATTTTTTTTGACAAACAGACCTAATACCGAGAAAACTAGAAACAAAAAGAAAGAATACCAAAAAAACTAGCAACTAAAAATGAATAGGACAGAAATAAAAACCAAATCCGCAAGAAAAGTTGCgtttttttcacttttttctaATTCTTGCCAAAACAAATTTTTGCTCGCGCGAGAAGCGTAGAAGCAAATTGTGCTTCTTGTGAAAGCattgatttttctttttttttcgagaAGCACGGTTGTGTACCATATGGAAGCAAATCTGTGATTTCACGAGAACGACTCTTGGAAGCATATATTTCTTTTGTGACAAACACAACTGAGCTTTCATGGAAGCAAATTTGTGCTTCTTGTGCAAGCACTTTTTTTCTTTTGAAGAAGCGCAACCGTGCTTGAAAAAAAGGTTAAAAAATCTCCACAGCCtaagaaaaacaaagcaaaaactGTAAAGCAAAAAAATCCCATCTAAATCCTGAAAATGCGTACAAAAATGTAAGTAAACTATAATTCAGAGAGAGAAGCCAGCACACCACACGTGACAGCGGCAGACGCATTACTTGGCACTCTCTCAAACCACAAAAGTGTCCCTTAGGTGATAACGGACCCCTAAGAGTTACATGCACAACTAAGATGTTGCCCACGAATGTCCATGGGCTTATGGGCCACCGCTGTAGTCTTAAGTTCAGATATTTTCcgaagaaaggaaaagggaaacGAGAAATGCATTGGAGCTCCGCATCTCTATATGAATATAGTACTAAAAATAAACACGGGGAAATTTTAAAGAATTCTGAAATTCTGGGATATCAAATCTGGGATACCCATGTTCAATTTTGTCGCGAATGGGTGGCCGTCGTCTTTTCTATACATAGGAATGTTTTGACTTTTTTTTACCGAGATTACCACAGGCATCCATTTCCCACGAAACTGAGCACAGGTATATAATGAAACCCACGTTTAAAATCCTAAAATTACAGAATGTTTTAGACCTTTTAAATATTATTTTTAATGCTATATTCATATAGGGGTATAGCACCGAGAGCCACAAATCCTCATTCGATCGGAAATTCTGTTCTTAGTTCTTGTGAATTGGATTTCATACCGAAAGACTGCCCCTTAAGGCCTTGTACGGTTGCGTATGAATCCTAGTGGATTGAAGGGGTTTGAGGGGGATAAAGTCAAAATACGAACCAATCCTTGCCAATCCCCTCCAATCCTTTTGGGAAGAGGATTAACTGAACAAAGCCTAAAATAACAGACAAAGTCACCCACTCACAAAAGCAAACCAAAATTAAGCTACTTGCACTGAGAGCCAATCATGCTTAGCTTCATCTGAAAAGCCCCTACATTTCACCCCTCTCCACCTGTGGAAAGTGGCCCCTACATCACCCTCAACGACAAGTTAATTATTTTTTGGATTAGGTTGATCCATGACTAAGATGGAAGCACAGAAACATACTAGTACTTCTACTACGCCTCAACAAACAGGGAGTCAAACTGCCTGCCAGTGGCTACGAGGCAGACGGCGACGGTACATGCATGCGCCGGTCGTTCTCCTTCCATGGCTAGCTTCACGCCATCCGTAGGCTGAGCCAGTGGAACAGCAGCGGAGAAGGC encodes the following:
- the LOC123105118 gene encoding uncharacterized protein isoform X2 yields the protein MAGDDEDEGEMAALREALRQQSLAVEMLKAELEEERQAASSGADEALAMILRLQGEKAAVRMEADQFRRVAEERILHDEDSLAFLKAVVFSQEMDITSLKNRLLVVCGSNGPHAPPPGRDGVVDLPWLRRLAQKDVSSGRNASLPAARLEELSSDFDAAESVGDSRPARTVSDIGEVIRREKEWVRSNVSHQALPPRLHRSSSHRLPRAPSYSAQCAMPNVHDKFEAPESVASHAPPRSSRRSSPEIISEEDDVISSSTRRGDCNGPNPGDEHANGAIADLGAGIDEIKSSVQTLATELGRMRENSMSRGDAQMHVLAEICAKLDAMRPMGISKQQNVVHGGKKHSIREVGSSSSKGPVALPQSELLMNHFIEAMMYIP
- the LOC123105118 gene encoding uncharacterized protein isoform X1, which gives rise to MAGDDEDEGEMAALREALRQQSLAVEMLKAELEEERQAASSGADEALAMILRLQGEKAAVRMEADQFRRVAEERILHDEDSLAFLKAVVFSQEMDITSLKNRLLVVCGSNGPHAPPPGRDGVVDLPWLRRLAQKDVSSGRNASLPAARLEELSSDFDAAESVGDSRPARTVSDIGEVIRREKEWVRSNVSHQALPPRLHRSSSHRLPRAPSYSAQCAMPNVHDKFEAPESVASHAPPRSSRRSSPEIISEEDDVISSSTRRGDCNGPNPGDEHANGAIADLGAGIDEIKSSVQTLATELGRMRENSMSRGDAQMHVLAEICAKLDAMRPMGISKQQNVVHGGKKHSIREVGSSSSKGPVALPQSELLMNHFIEVCAMISSALLARPLAKVAASMSLFRCFLVFVLAVFLLYKQRNPLW